The stretch of DNA CCGACTTGTCTCCTTCATGGCCATCGGGTCCGCACTGGCTCACATCCGCACCCTGCTGAACCGTGAGAGGCGAATCACCGAAGCCCTGCGGCGCTCGCTCTCCGAAATCAAGGTGCTGGAAGCCTTCCTGCCGATCTGTGCGCAGTGCAAGAGCATCCGCGACAAGGAGGGCCAGTGGCAGCCGCTGGAATCCTACATCGGCGCCCACGCCAACACCCAGTTCTCCCATGGATACTGCCCGGAATGTGCGCGCAAAGCCATGGATGAGGCCTTCGGGACGCGGCCCGACGTGTAGCACGCGCGCTGCATGCCAGAATACTGCTGCGAGAGTGTGTGGGCGCCCGACCCTCCCCGGGCCCCCCGGCCGAGACTCTTCCAGATCCTGACAAGTTTTTCGAGATGAGTAATTGCTGGCGAATCGCCCCGGAATTTGGCTTGATGGTACCCATTGGAATGAACAGTCGCGTCAGCTTTGGGCGGATGCGGCATGTGCCCTGAACATTCCAACCCACACAGCTTGTGAACACAAACCAGGATCTGCCCGGCGGGGTGGCATTCGTTTTTCCTGCTTCCAGTGGGACGGATGCGGCGTCTGCCGAAGCGGCTCCCCATTCTTTTCGGAGTGACCATGCGCCGCACGATGATTTGCCTTTCGATTCTCGCCGCTTTCCAGATCGCCCTGGCCGCCCCTGCCGACGTGAACGACCTGCATGTGCAGCGGCTGCCTGATGGCCGGCTGGAACTGAGCTGGACTCCCGTGACCACCGATGACAGCGGAAACCCGCTCACGACCGTGGCCTACTCGGTCTATCGCAGTGTCTCGCCCTGGGCGGCACGCAGCGAATTCGTCTGGGTCGGGGGCACCGCCGCTCCCCGCTACGTGGTTCAGTCAACGGAAGCCGCGGAATTCTACCGTGTATCCGCGCTGGATCCGGATGTGCCGGGACCGTCGCCCTGGGTTCAGATTCCCGCCGGAACCTTCACCATGGGCCAGGCCGCGGTCGCCGGTCCCGAGCACGATGTGGAACTGGGGCAGGACTTCCTGATGGGACTGACTGAAGTCACCAATCTGGAATACATGGCGGCGGCCCAGTGGGCGCTTGATCAGGGTCTGGCCACCATCGTCGGCACGACTCTGCAGGCCCATGGAGTCAGTCTGCTGGACCTTGGATCCTACTACTCGGAAATCGTGCTGCTGGACGGGCAATTGGCCCTGCGCCGCACCCTGGCCGCCAGCGGAATCGGCAGCTATCTGCCCTGGCGGCATCCGGTGCAGATGGTGAGCTGGTACGGCGCCGCCTGTTACTGCGACTGGTTGAGCCTGCAGCAGGGACTGCCCGCGTATTACAATGGCAACTGGGCCGCCACGCCCTCGGCCAATGATCCTTACACGGCCAGCGGCTACCGTCTGCCCACCGAGGCGGAATGGGAATATGCCGCGCGCTTCGACGACCAGCGTTCCTTCCCCTGGGGCAACTCCACGCCCAATTGCGGCAACGCCAACCATGCCGCGAACGGTGTGCCCTGCGTGGGCTGGACGCTGCCCGTGGGGCTGCTGACCTGGGGTGATACGGCTCTGGGGCTGAAGGACATGGGGGGCAATGTGTTCGAATGGACCAATGACTGGTGGGGCAACTATTCATCCAGCCCCGAGTTCAATCCGGCGGGTGCTCCCACGGGCTCGGGTCGTGTGATCCGTGGCGGCTGCTGGCTCTTCGACCAGGCCGCACTGTCGGCCAGCGGACGCTTCCTGCCTTCGGTTCCCGGCGGCTTCGCCAGCTTCATCGGCTTCCGCGCCGCACGAAGTCTGCCTGCGGCCGAGTAGTCAGGAAGTGGAGTGAGATGCTCCGCTCACCAATGCAGACGAGCGACGCAGAACACCATTCATGTCAGCCTGATTTCCAACACCGCCGCGAGGCGGTGTTTTCTGTGTCGCCCGTGGTCGCCACGGTGGGTGGGGCGTGCAGATCTTGGACGGGCCGCGCTTCGCCCGGCATGCGGCCTATTCCTTGCCCTTCCAGGGGCGCAGGCCGCGCAGGCTGCCGTGGCGCGAGATTTCGCCGGTGACCATGTAGATCACGTCCTCGGCGATGTTGGTGGCGTGGTCGGCGATGCGTTCCAGGCTGCGGGCCACGCTCACGAAGCGCATCAGACCTTCGATCTGCCTGGGTTCGAGGCGCGTCTCGTTCATCAGCAGCGACTGGGTTTCGGAGCGGATGATCGAGTACAGTTCGTCCACGTCGTCGTCGGCCGCGCAGACCCGCTCGGCCAGCGCGCCGTCCTGGCGGATCAGGCAGTCCAGGCCCAGTTGCAGCATTTCCTGGCTGCGCCGCGAGAGGCGCTTCATCAGGTCCACCAGCTTCTCGTCACCGGGCAGGTGAATGCTGTTGGCATGGCCGGCAATGCTCACCGCCAGATCGCCGATGCGTTCCAGGTCATTGTTCAGCTTGAGAATGCCCACCAGCAGCCGCAGGTCGGTGGCCACCGGCTGATGCAGGGCCAGCACCTTCAGACACTCTTCTTCCACTTCCACTTCTTCCAGATCGATCGCGGAATCGCCCTGGATCACGCGGTTGGCCAGATCCAGGTTTCCGCTCATCACGGCTTCGGTGGCATCCACGACGGAATCCAGGACGGTGCGGCCCAGCTCCTCCACCCGCTCCTTGAGCGAGTCCAGTGCGTGCAGCATGTGGCGGGTCATCGATTCTCCTCGACTCACTCTTGATTGGTGCCGGGGCCTCTCAGCCGAAACGACCGGTAATGTAGTCATTGGTCTGCTCGTGGTCAGGTTTGGTGAACAGGCGCTGGGTCTCGTTGAACTCGACCAGGTTGCCCTCATAGAGGAAGGCCGTGTAGTCGGAGATGCGGGCCGCCTGCTGCATGTTGTGGGTCACGATCACGATGGTGTACAGGTCGCGCAGTTCGGTGACCAGGTCCTCGATGCGGGCCGTCGAGCGCGGGTCCAGGGCCGAAGCCGGCTCGTCCATCAGCAGAATGCTGGGTCCCACGGCCAGTGCGCGCGCAATGCAGAGGCGCTGCTGCTGGCCGCCCGAAAGGTCCAGCGCACTCTTCTTGAGGCGGTCCTTGACTTCGTCCCAGAGAGCCACGCGCACCAGGCAGCTTTCCACGATCTCATCCAGGACGTGCCGGTCCTTCTCGCCGTGCACGCGGGGGCCGTAGGCCACGTTCTCATAGATCGACTTGGGAAAGGGGTTGCTGCGCTGAAAGACCATGCCCACCTGGCGACGCAGCTCCTCGAGCTGGGTGCCCGGCGTGTGGATGTCGCGGCCGTTGATCTCGATGCGACCTTCGACGCGAGCCCCGGGCACCAGGTCATTCATCCGGTTGAAACAGCGCAACAGAGTGGACTTGCCGCAACCCGAGGGGCCGATGAAGGCCGTGACACGCTTCTCCGGCAGGCGCAGATTGATGCCATGCAGGGCGCGAGTCGGACCATAGAAGAATTCCAGCTCGTGGGTCTGAACCGCGATCAGGGGTTCGGGCATCGGGCGACTCTCCTTCGTGGGGACGCTCAGGTCCGGTGTGGGCATGGCAATCATCAGAACGCCGCCTGCTTGAAGCGCTTGCGCAGCGCGTTGCGCAGCAGGATGGCCACCAGATTCAGCATCAGCACCACGATGATCAGCAGCAGGGCCGTGCTGAACAGCATGGGCAGGGCCGCCTCCACGTTGGGGGACTGGAAACCCAGGTCGTAGATGTGAAAACCAAGGTGCATGAACTTGCGGTCAAGGTGCAGGTAGGGGGCGTCCAGGTCAAGAGCCAGACTGGGCGCCAGCTTGACCACGCCGGTGATCATCAGCGGGGCCACCTCGCCGGCGGCGCGGCTGATGGCCAGGATCAAACCGGTCAGGATGCCGGGCATGGCGTTGGGCAACACCACCTGGCGAATCATCTGCCAGCGGGTCGCGCCCAGGGCAAGAGCGGCCATGCGCGTGGTCTGGCTCACGGACTGCAGCCCTTCGGTGGTGGCCACGACCACCACGGGCATGGTCAGCAGGGCCAGGGTCAGGCTGGCCCACAGAATGCCGCCCGTGCCGAAGGTGGGAGTGGGCAGGCTGTCCGAGAAGAACAGCTGGTCCAGCCCACCCCCGACGAAATAGATGAAGAAACCCAGGCCGAAGATGCCGTACACAATGGATGGCACACCGGCCAGGTTGTTCACCGCCAGCCGGATGGTCTGCACCAGAAAGCCCTGACGGGCATAGTCATTGAGATACACGGCCGCCATCACGCCCACGGGCACCACCGCGATGGACATCAGCAATACCATCAGTACGGTGCCGAAGATTGCCGGCATCACGCCGCCCGCCGTATTGGACTCCCGCGGCTCCGCCGTGAGAAACTCCCAGAGTCGTGACATATAGACTCCGCTGCGTCCGATGGTACCCAGCTCGTTGGATGGAACCAGACGCACCACATCGGCCAGCGGCACCACCAGGTCGGTTCCGTCGATGGCGGACAGGGTGAGACTCACGGCGCCACGCTGCTGGATCAGGCTGTCCAGGCGAGTTTCCAGCACTGTGTACTGCGCACGGGCCCGATCGACACGGGGACCTTCGCCGGCTTCCGGGGCGATGCGACCTGCCAGGCGGTGCAGTTGGCCCAGTGTGTGCTCCTGGGTCGAGTTCAGCGCGATCGCCACGTCCAGCGCGTCGTCCAGTTTGCTGCGATAGTCGGCATCCGCGGGCGTGATGCGGGCATCCGGAATGTGCAGCTCGCCGGGCATGCCGATGAAGATGCCCTGGTTCAGGCGTTCCACCAGAAAAGCTCCCTCGGCCAGTTCGCGGGAACTCACCTGTGCGCCATCCAGCTGGACGAATTCCTGACCCCAGAGATCCCGATTGCCGGTGCGCACGCGCAGACGTTCGCCGTCCGGGGTGTCGACCTGGTCCCAGACTTCGCCCAGAACCACCCGGCCATCCTGCATCACAATGCGCTCGAGCGAATGCGGCCAGAAGGCCACCAGGCCGCGGGAGAGCAGAATCCAGAGCATGAGCACCAGCATGCCCAGAATCACCACCAGACCCATGCTGGTGAAGAGCACGGGCACACTGTCCCGGGCGCGCAGGCGCAGTGAACTCATCAGATTCTCCCCTGGCTCTTGCGCAGTCGCTCGCCGATCAGCGATGCCACGGTATTGATCAGGAAGGTGAACACGAAGAGCAGCAGGGCCACCGCGAAGAGCAGGCGATACAGCGATCCACCCACGGGTGCTTCCGGAATCTCCACCGCGATGCAGGCACTCATGGTGCGGAAGCCGTTGAAGGGGCTCCAGTCCATCAGGGGCGTATTGCCGGTGGCCATCAGCACGATCATGGTTTCGCCGATGGCGCGTCCCAGGCCCAGCATGATCGCGGCGAACACGCCCGCGGACGCACCGGGCAGCACCACATGCAGCACCGTGTGCCAGCGAGAAGCCCCCAGCGCGAGTGACGCGCTCACCTGGGAATCGGGCACGTTGCTCAGCGCATCCTCGGTCATGGTGAAGATGATGGGGATCACGGCGAAACCCAGGGCGAAGCCAACCACCAGGCTGTTGCGCTGGTCGTACACCAGACCCAGATGATCATGCAGCCAGGCGATCAGACTGCCACCGAAGAGGTGGGCATCCAGAACCGGGGCCAGCGAGCGACCCAGCAGCAGCGAGATCACCAGCATGCCCGCACCGATGCCCAGCTGGGGGCCCGCGTGTTCCAGCAGCCGCGAGGGCAGGCGCCGCCAGAGCGGAATCATGCCCAGCAGGAGGATGATCAGGATCAAGGGAAACGCGAGCACGGAGGTCAGGTGCGTTTCCACCCAGGGGGCGAAGACCAGCCCCGCCAGAAAACCGATGATCACGCTGGGCAGTGCCGCCATGATCTCGATCATCGGCTTGATGGTGCGGGCCAGCGAGGCGGGCGCGAACTGTGAGACATAGATCGCGGCCAGCAGCGCCAGCGGCACCGAGATCAGCAGGGCGAAGAGGGTGCCCTTGAGTGTGCCGAAGATCAGCGGAATGAAGCTGTACTTGGGCTCGAAGTCATCGCTGCCGCCCGTGGACTGCCAGATGAAGGCCGGCTCGGGATAGCCTTCGTACTGCACGGGGGCCAGCAGGCCCGAGAGGGAGACGTCGGCGTGGGCGTTGTCCAGGGTCTGGCGCGTGATTCCGATCGTGCCCGCACAGAGCACGGCGTCGGCACGCGGGCTGAAGGCCAGCACATGGCGGCTGCCTTCGGGCAGCACTTCCTGGGCCAGAACTCGTCCGCTGGTGCTGACCTGCAGCCTGAGTGTCCCCTGTTCGTCCAGCGAGAGGAAACTGCGATCACGCGGCGAAGGTTGCAGACGCGCAATGCCCGCGTCATGGGAGGGCAGTGGAACACCCGGTTCCCAATGGCGGCCCTGGGTGTCGGTGGGCAGCGGGAGGAATGTGGCCAGATGTCCCTGGCTGTCTCCCGCGATCAGGCTGCCGCCACCCTTGAGAAAGGTGAGCGCGCTCAGACCGTTCATGCCGGAAGGCCAGCGGTGCAGCAGCTCGGGCTGGTTCATGCGGCGCAGGTCCAGCACGGCCAGTTCGCCCGTGGGAAGCGCCAAAGCCAGGCGCTCGGCACCCGGTGCGGCGGCCAGGGTCACGGGGCAGGTTCCGACCAGTTCTTCCGGCAGCTCCGGCCAGTACCAGCTGTCCTCGTCCGTATCCTGCAGCAGCAGGTGCGCGCGTGTGCCATCCGTCCAGGCCCACAGCAGGCGCTCGTCCCCGCGGGCCATCACCAGATTGTCGAAGCGTGCCATGCCGCTCCGCATGGAATCGCTGGGCAGGGGAACCTCGTCCACACGCAGGCGCAGAGTGCTGAAGATGCTGTCGGGGTTTGAGGTGGTGCGCGTGATGCGGACCCGGCAGCTCAGCAGACGTCCCCCATCGGTGGCCACGGTGAACTGGTCGGTACGACCGCCCGCATCCACGGCCACCTGCAGCGGCAGCTCCAATGAATCCAGCGGCAGGGGCAGCTGCTGCACCAGCAGACCGTCCCGGTTGAAGACCTGGAGAATTCCGTGCTGATCCATGCTCCAGACCAGGTCCTGGTAGGGATCGGTTCCCACCATCCGCGGTGAGACGGAGGGTGCCATCACGGACGGTGATCCAAGCTCGGCTCCACCGAACAGCGGGAGGACCTCCTTGGCGAGGAAGAGGAAGATCACCACGATCGCCAGAATCAGACTCAGTCCACCGGCCATGATCACCCGGGCCGCCACGCGATCCGCGAAAAGGCGACGCCGGAGGAAGCTGTTGGCGCTGGATTTTTCTGTCTGTGATCTGGCTGTCATGGCCACGGACTTTACCATTGTTGGGCGATCTTGTGTCGTGTGAAGCTGCGTCAGGAAGCGCCCGGGCCGTGACTGAACACGGCCCGGGAACCTGACATGCTACTTGACCCGGGCCAATTCCTGTGTGACCATCTCGGCGGACAGCGGCAGGTAGCCGTCCTTGATCACGATCTGCTGACCTTCCTTGCTCAGCACGAAGCGCAAGAATTCCCGGACCAGCGGATCCATGCCCTTGTCGGGATCGGCCACCACATACAGCAGCAGCGGACGCGCCAGGGGATAGTCACCGGAGATCACATTGGCCAGGTTGGGCTCGTAGACCGTGCTGCCGTCGCTCTCGCTCAGGGGAACGGCGCGCACTCCGGAGGTGGCGTAACCGATGCCGGAGTAGCCGATGCCCGAGCGGTCGGCGGCCACGGACTGTACCACGGACGCGGATCCGGGCTGCTCCTTCACCGTGTCCAGGTAGTCACCCTTCTTGAGGGCTTCTTCCTTGAAGAACCCGTAGGTACCCGAGGCGGAATTGCGACCGTAGCGGCTGATGGGCTTGTCGGCGATGGAACTGCCGGGCAGCAGCTCTCCCCAGGTCTGTATCGGGGCGTGTCCGCGGTTGCAGGTGCGCGAGAAGATGGCGTCCACCTGCTCCAGGCTCAGGCTGGGAATCTTGTTGT from Candidatus Delongbacteria bacterium encodes:
- the phoU gene encoding phosphate signaling complex protein PhoU → MTRHMLHALDSLKERVEELGRTVLDSVVDATEAVMSGNLDLANRVIQGDSAIDLEEVEVEEECLKVLALHQPVATDLRLLVGILKLNNDLERIGDLAVSIAGHANSIHLPGDEKLVDLMKRLSRRSQEMLQLGLDCLIRQDGALAERVCAADDDVDELYSIIRSETQSLLMNETRLEPRQIEGLMRFVSVARSLERIADHATNIAEDVIYMVTGEISRHGSLRGLRPWKGKE
- a CDS encoding SUMF1/EgtB/PvdO family nonheme iron enzyme, which produces MRRTMICLSILAAFQIALAAPADVNDLHVQRLPDGRLELSWTPVTTDDSGNPLTTVAYSVYRSVSPWAARSEFVWVGGTAAPRYVVQSTEAAEFYRVSALDPDVPGPSPWVQIPAGTFTMGQAAVAGPEHDVELGQDFLMGLTEVTNLEYMAAAQWALDQGLATIVGTTLQAHGVSLLDLGSYYSEIVLLDGQLALRRTLAASGIGSYLPWRHPVQMVSWYGAACYCDWLSLQQGLPAYYNGNWAATPSANDPYTASGYRLPTEAEWEYAARFDDQRSFPWGNSTPNCGNANHAANGVPCVGWTLPVGLLTWGDTALGLKDMGGNVFEWTNDWWGNYSSSPEFNPAGAPTGSGRVIRGGCWLFDQAALSASGRFLPSVPGGFASFIGFRAARSLPAAE
- a CDS encoding phosphate ABC transporter substrate-binding protein: MLTRSIGKALLVLGLGSFVAAQAAAPTVDPAIPSYKKVEGLRGTANSIGSDTMNNLMTLWLESFRAMYPQVNIQIEGKGSSTAPPALIEGTAQFGPMSRPMKSSEVDKFEEKYGFAPVGIRTSLDALAVFVPADNKIPSLSLEQVDAIFSRTCNRGHAPIQTWGELLPGSSIADKPISRYGRNSASGTYGFFKEEALKKGDYLDTVKEQPGSASVVQSVAADRSGIGYSGIGYATSGVRAVPLSESDGSTVYEPNLANVISGDYPLARPLLLYVVADPDKGMDPLVREFLRFVLSKEGQQIVIKDGYLPLSAEMVTQELARVK
- the pstA gene encoding phosphate ABC transporter permease PstA, translating into MSSLRLRARDSVPVLFTSMGLVVILGMLVLMLWILLSRGLVAFWPHSLERIVMQDGRVVLGEVWDQVDTPDGERLRVRTGNRDLWGQEFVQLDGAQVSSRELAEGAFLVERLNQGIFIGMPGELHIPDARITPADADYRSKLDDALDVAIALNSTQEHTLGQLHRLAGRIAPEAGEGPRVDRARAQYTVLETRLDSLIQQRGAVSLTLSAIDGTDLVVPLADVVRLVPSNELGTIGRSGVYMSRLWEFLTAEPRESNTAGGVMPAIFGTVLMVLLMSIAVVPVGVMAAVYLNDYARQGFLVQTIRLAVNNLAGVPSIVYGIFGLGFFIYFVGGGLDQLFFSDSLPTPTFGTGGILWASLTLALLTMPVVVVATTEGLQSVSQTTRMAALALGATRWQMIRQVVLPNAMPGILTGLILAISRAAGEVAPLMITGVVKLAPSLALDLDAPYLHLDRKFMHLGFHIYDLGFQSPNVEAALPMLFSTALLLIIVVLMLNLVAILLRNALRKRFKQAAF
- the pstB gene encoding phosphate ABC transporter ATP-binding protein, with amino-acid sequence MPTPDLSVPTKESRPMPEPLIAVQTHELEFFYGPTRALHGINLRLPEKRVTAFIGPSGCGKSTLLRCFNRMNDLVPGARVEGRIEINGRDIHTPGTQLEELRRQVGMVFQRSNPFPKSIYENVAYGPRVHGEKDRHVLDEIVESCLVRVALWDEVKDRLKKSALDLSGGQQQRLCIARALAVGPSILLMDEPASALDPRSTARIEDLVTELRDLYTIVIVTHNMQQAARISDYTAFLYEGNLVEFNETQRLFTKPDHEQTNDYITGRFG
- a CDS encoding ABC transporter permease subunit, which gives rise to MTARSQTEKSSANSFLRRRLFADRVAARVIMAGGLSLILAIVVIFLFLAKEVLPLFGGAELGSPSVMAPSVSPRMVGTDPYQDLVWSMDQHGILQVFNRDGLLVQQLPLPLDSLELPLQVAVDAGGRTDQFTVATDGGRLLSCRVRITRTTSNPDSIFSTLRLRVDEVPLPSDSMRSGMARFDNLVMARGDERLLWAWTDGTRAHLLLQDTDEDSWYWPELPEELVGTCPVTLAAAPGAERLALALPTGELAVLDLRRMNQPELLHRWPSGMNGLSALTFLKGGGSLIAGDSQGHLATFLPLPTDTQGRHWEPGVPLPSHDAGIARLQPSPRDRSFLSLDEQGTLRLQVSTSGRVLAQEVLPEGSRHVLAFSPRADAVLCAGTIGITRQTLDNAHADVSLSGLLAPVQYEGYPEPAFIWQSTGGSDDFEPKYSFIPLIFGTLKGTLFALLISVPLALLAAIYVSQFAPASLARTIKPMIEIMAALPSVIIGFLAGLVFAPWVETHLTSVLAFPLILIILLLGMIPLWRRLPSRLLEHAGPQLGIGAGMLVISLLLGRSLAPVLDAHLFGGSLIAWLHDHLGLVYDQRNSLVVGFALGFAVIPIIFTMTEDALSNVPDSQVSASLALGASRWHTVLHVVLPGASAGVFAAIMLGLGRAIGETMIVLMATGNTPLMDWSPFNGFRTMSACIAVEIPEAPVGGSLYRLLFAVALLLFVFTFLINTVASLIGERLRKSQGRI